A DNA window from Streptomyces sp. 71268 contains the following coding sequences:
- the ngcE gene encoding N-acetylglucosamine/diacetylchitobiose ABC transporter substrate-binding protein — protein sequence MTTIDVGRRSLIKRATAAGLLTVPALTALSACATGGGGGTQQVAEGRKSARNPLGVNESAGLDVVIFDGGFGDEYAKAAQAEYVKAYPKTDGKIKHSATQKIQAKLAPRFNGGTPPDLIDNSGAEQMDFGTLVSKDQLTDLRELLDAPSLDDPNKKVRDTLRPGVLEMGQFEGDEVWVLYYAYTIYGVWYSKSLLAKHGWEYPQTWDEMLKLCADAKKQGIAGWTYPGKHPYYLPFSLYPFIAKIGGRETLDAIDNLEPNAWKHEAVRAAFEAYHELQAKGYILKGTPGLDHIQSQVAWNEGKALFIPNGSWVENETKKTTPKNFDMGVGAPSSLDSGDKLPYGTIWASGGEPFIVPKNAKNPRGGMELLRIMLGAKSTRNFIQQVSSLSSLNGGTEGLRLPPGLASAQELWKKAGDNVVNPRLQDWYVTLQKEKIGVAALGEMMAGRMSPKECMAKCQKFADETAKDSAVKKYRHK from the coding sequence ATGACAACCATCGACGTGGGACGGCGCTCCCTCATCAAGCGCGCCACCGCTGCCGGCCTCCTCACCGTGCCCGCACTCACCGCGCTCAGCGCCTGCGCGACGGGCGGCGGCGGGGGCACGCAGCAGGTCGCCGAGGGCAGGAAGTCGGCGAGGAACCCGCTGGGGGTCAACGAGAGCGCGGGCCTTGACGTCGTCATCTTCGACGGCGGCTTCGGCGACGAATACGCCAAGGCCGCGCAGGCGGAGTACGTGAAGGCGTATCCGAAGACGGACGGGAAGATCAAGCATTCGGCGACGCAGAAGATCCAGGCGAAGCTGGCGCCGCGGTTCAACGGTGGTACGCCGCCGGATCTGATCGACAACTCGGGCGCGGAGCAGATGGATTTCGGCACGCTGGTGTCGAAGGACCAGCTCACCGATTTGCGGGAGTTGTTGGACGCGCCGTCGCTTGATGATCCGAACAAGAAGGTGCGGGACACGCTACGCCCTGGCGTGTTGGAGATGGGGCAGTTCGAGGGGGACGAGGTCTGGGTCCTGTACTACGCCTACACCATCTACGGGGTGTGGTACTCGAAGTCGTTGCTGGCCAAGCACGGCTGGGAGTATCCGCAGACCTGGGACGAGATGCTGAAGCTGTGCGCGGACGCGAAGAAGCAGGGGATCGCGGGGTGGACGTACCCGGGGAAGCATCCGTACTACCTGCCGTTCAGTCTGTATCCGTTCATCGCGAAGATCGGTGGCCGCGAGACGCTGGACGCGATCGACAACCTGGAGCCGAACGCGTGGAAGCACGAGGCGGTGCGGGCCGCGTTCGAGGCGTATCACGAGTTGCAGGCCAAGGGGTACATCCTCAAGGGCACGCCGGGGCTGGACCATATTCAGTCGCAGGTGGCGTGGAACGAGGGGAAGGCGTTGTTCATCCCGAACGGTTCGTGGGTGGAGAACGAGACGAAGAAGACCACGCCGAAGAACTTCGACATGGGTGTGGGTGCGCCGTCGTCGTTGGATTCGGGTGACAAGCTGCCGTACGGGACGATCTGGGCTTCCGGCGGTGAGCCGTTCATCGTGCCGAAGAACGCCAAGAACCCGCGTGGTGGTATGGAGTTGCTGCGCATCATGTTGGGCGCGAAGTCCACGCGGAACTTCATTCAGCAGGTCTCCTCTTTGTCCTCGCTCAATGGTGGTACGGAGGGTTTGCGGCTTCCCCCGGGGTTGGCGTCGGCGCAGGAGTTGTGGAAGAAGGCGGGGGATAACGTCGTCAATCCGCGGTTGCAGGATTGGTATGTGACGTTGCAGAAGGAGAAGATCGGGGTGGCGGCGTTGGGCGAGATGATGGCCGGGCGTATGTCGCCGAAGGAGTGCATGGCCAAGTGTCAGAAGTTCGCGGATGAGACGGCGAAGGATTCCGCTGTGAAGAAGTACCGGCACAAGTGA
- a CDS encoding carbohydrate ABC transporter permease codes for MISRTERTLTYAILALFTVVSLTPVLGILATALGPQSSLSTGFTLPDDGLHWGNFADAWTSGHFGTYLRNSALVTLSVVAVATLLSVLAGYAFGVMRFPGSTPLFYLFVLGLALPQEALVVPLYFDLRHLELTDTYWGLILPQAAQSLAFGVFWMRTYFRGSARSVIEAARIDGANSWTTLWRVLVPMARPAISTLVVIVFMWTWNEFLMALVMVSDEAHRTVPLGLAFFQGQHSSETALLAAAAVLIALPVVIVYVALQRRFIAGMLSGAVKE; via the coding sequence ATGATCTCGCGCACCGAGCGGACCCTCACCTACGCCATTCTCGCCCTGTTCACCGTCGTCTCACTGACCCCTGTGCTCGGCATCCTCGCCACCGCGCTCGGCCCGCAGTCCTCGCTGAGCACCGGCTTCACGCTGCCGGACGACGGGCTGCACTGGGGGAACTTCGCCGACGCCTGGACCAGCGGCCACTTCGGCACCTACCTGCGGAACTCGGCCCTGGTCACGCTGTCCGTGGTCGCCGTCGCCACGCTGCTGTCGGTGCTGGCCGGCTACGCCTTCGGGGTGATGCGCTTCCCCGGCTCCACGCCGCTGTTCTACCTGTTCGTGCTCGGCCTCGCACTGCCGCAGGAGGCCCTGGTCGTCCCGCTCTACTTCGACCTGCGCCACCTCGAACTCACCGACACCTACTGGGGCCTGATCCTGCCGCAGGCCGCCCAGTCGCTGGCGTTCGGCGTGTTCTGGATGCGTACCTACTTCCGCGGCAGCGCCCGGTCCGTGATCGAGGCGGCGCGGATCGACGGCGCGAACAGCTGGACCACCCTGTGGCGGGTCCTGGTGCCCATGGCCCGCCCGGCCATCTCCACCCTGGTCGTCATCGTCTTCATGTGGACCTGGAACGAGTTCCTGATGGCACTGGTCATGGTCAGCGACGAGGCACACCGCACGGTCCCGCTCGGGCTCGCCTTCTTCCAGGGGCAGCACAGCTCGGAGACGGCGCTGCTGGCCGCGGCGGCGGTGCTGATCGCGTTGCCCGTGGTCATCGTGTACGTGGCGCTGCAGCGCCGCTTCATCGCGGGCATGCTCAGCGGCGCCGTCAAGGAGTAG
- a CDS encoding DeoR/GlpR family DNA-binding transcription regulator yields the protein MLRKARHEKLLSLLGAEGVLPVREIAQRLAVSEATARRDLDALGRAGHLTRVYGGALAGGRCGDERPFADVADDDLADKVAVARRAAELVADGDVLLLDIGTTTLQLAKQLRGREVTVVTSSLAVFDELREDPRVTLILLGGQVRRNYRSLVGFLTESSLRQLHVGRLFLGASGVLPDGGVLDSTAVEVPVKRAMLAAAQHVVLLATGDKFPGATGLARVCGPGDIDTLITNDTSDPATLAVFREADVEVLTV from the coding sequence ATGCTGCGAAAGGCCCGCCACGAGAAGCTGCTGAGCCTCCTCGGCGCGGAAGGGGTGCTGCCGGTCCGGGAGATCGCCCAGCGGCTGGCGGTCAGCGAGGCGACCGCCCGCCGTGACCTGGACGCGCTCGGCCGGGCCGGACACCTGACCCGGGTCTACGGCGGCGCGCTGGCCGGCGGGCGCTGCGGCGACGAGCGCCCCTTCGCCGACGTCGCGGACGACGACCTGGCCGACAAGGTCGCCGTGGCCCGCCGCGCGGCCGAACTCGTCGCGGACGGCGACGTGCTGCTCCTGGACATCGGCACCACCACGCTCCAGCTCGCCAAGCAGCTCAGGGGGCGCGAGGTGACCGTGGTGACCAGCAGCCTGGCGGTCTTCGACGAGCTGCGCGAGGACCCGCGGGTGACACTGATCCTGCTCGGCGGCCAGGTGCGGCGCAACTACCGCTCGCTGGTCGGCTTCCTGACCGAGTCCAGCCTGCGCCAACTCCACGTCGGCCGGCTCTTCCTCGGCGCCAGCGGCGTCCTGCCGGACGGCGGCGTGCTCGACAGCACCGCGGTGGAGGTACCGGTCAAGCGGGCCATGCTGGCCGCGGCCCAGCACGTGGTGCTCCTCGCCACCGGCGACAAGTTCCCCGGCGCGACCGGCCTGGCGCGCGTCTGCGGACCCGGTGACATCGACACCCTGATCACGAACGACACCTCGGACCCGGCGACCCTCGCCGTGTTCCGCGAGGCCGATGTGGAGGTACTGACCGTATGA
- a CDS encoding sugar ABC transporter permease gives MKRAPRGPARLTGRYARRAPGEPRAVGYLYVLPALALYGALLVFPFGQSVWLSLLHWDGLTAATWAGGDNYHDLLTDPDLRAPFAHALILLVFYSALPVAIGLLLAALLSRARVRGMTFFRTVLFLPQVLALVVVGVAWRSILAPDGLLNDTLEAVGLGTLARPWLGDYDWALPAVGIVGTWVGTGLCMVLFLAGAQRIPRELYEAARLDGAGPIREFLAVTLPGLRPQIAVALTLTIVAGLRNFDLIYITTSGGPGNATSVPAYEVYHRAFETNQVGSAAAIGVTLTLLIFVLTVGISRLVEGRRT, from the coding sequence ATGAAGCGCGCCCCGCGCGGACCGGCCCGGCTCACCGGCCGCTACGCGCGACGCGCCCCGGGCGAGCCGCGCGCCGTCGGCTACCTGTACGTCCTGCCCGCGCTCGCGCTCTACGGGGCCCTGCTGGTCTTCCCCTTCGGCCAGTCGGTGTGGCTGTCCCTGCTGCACTGGGACGGGCTGACCGCCGCCACCTGGGCCGGCGGCGACAACTACCACGACCTGCTCACCGACCCCGACCTGCGCGCCCCCTTCGCCCACGCGCTGATCCTGCTCGTCTTCTACTCGGCGCTGCCGGTCGCCATCGGGCTGCTGCTGGCCGCGCTGCTCTCGCGGGCCCGGGTGCGCGGCATGACCTTCTTCCGCACCGTGCTCTTCCTGCCCCAGGTGCTCGCGCTCGTCGTCGTCGGCGTCGCCTGGCGCTCGATCCTCGCCCCCGACGGACTGCTCAACGACACGCTGGAGGCCGTCGGCCTCGGCACCCTGGCCCGCCCCTGGCTGGGCGACTACGACTGGGCGCTGCCGGCTGTCGGCATCGTCGGGACCTGGGTCGGCACGGGCCTGTGCATGGTGCTCTTCCTGGCCGGGGCGCAGCGCATCCCGCGCGAGCTGTACGAGGCGGCGCGCCTCGACGGCGCCGGCCCGATACGCGAGTTCCTCGCCGTCACCCTGCCGGGCCTGCGCCCGCAGATCGCCGTCGCGCTCACCCTGACCATCGTGGCCGGACTGCGCAACTTCGACCTGATCTACATCACCACCAGCGGGGGACCGGGCAACGCCACGTCCGTGCCGGCGTACGAGGTCTACCACCGGGCCTTTGAGACCAACCAGGTGGGCTCCGCCGCCGCCATCGGGGTGACGCTGACGCTGCTGATCTTCGTGCTGACCGTCGGCATCTCCCGGCTCGTGGAAGGGCGGCGCACATGA
- a CDS encoding extracellular solute-binding protein has protein sequence MPNRAARAQRPRGTAPVVALATLALLAAGCVPGTDGSAAGGGTAGGATAIPDPAKAGKVTLTVWDQEIRGGTNAEVEQLNKEFQRAYPNVRVKRVARGFTDLKATLKLAVSGNNPPDVVQANQGYPDMVAFVRAGLLAPLDNYAGIYDWNTRYPTTLLNHNRVSADGRRFGTGRLYGISQTGEFVGLYYNKDLLAKSGLRPPRTWDEFTGQLARLRSDGRLPIQFGNLDKYPAIHTFGVLQSQSGAAPVRDLVFGRAGRFDNRQTTEAAATLADWHRRGYLPKGANGLGYDDAAKKFASGDGAYLITGTWQLADLKKAMGDNLGLMPPPPATPGGPPLSTGGQGLAWSITSRSKHPEVAAAYLDFLTSEHAADVMTRHGVLPAVPGEAAARVPRTSVDGQMLDTWRRLNEADGLVPYLDYATPTFYDTLSEGLQGVIAGAQSPERFAATAQRDYAAFMAEQREGDRDAAAGPGPRRDGR, from the coding sequence ATGCCCAACCGAGCGGCGAGGGCGCAGCGCCCCCGTGGCACGGCCCCCGTCGTGGCGCTCGCCACCCTGGCGCTGCTCGCCGCGGGCTGCGTACCCGGCACGGACGGCTCCGCCGCCGGCGGCGGCACGGCGGGCGGCGCCACCGCCATCCCCGACCCGGCCAAGGCCGGCAAGGTCACTTTGACCGTGTGGGACCAGGAGATCCGCGGCGGCACCAACGCCGAGGTGGAGCAGCTCAACAAGGAGTTCCAGCGCGCCTACCCCAACGTACGCGTCAAGCGGGTGGCACGCGGCTTCACCGACCTGAAGGCCACCCTCAAGCTGGCCGTGTCCGGCAACAACCCACCCGACGTCGTCCAGGCCAACCAGGGTTACCCGGACATGGTCGCCTTCGTCCGCGCCGGGTTGCTCGCCCCGCTCGACAACTACGCGGGCATCTACGACTGGAACACCCGCTACCCGACCACGCTGCTCAACCACAACCGGGTCTCCGCCGACGGCCGCCGCTTCGGCACCGGCCGGCTGTACGGCATCTCCCAGACGGGCGAGTTCGTCGGCCTCTACTACAACAAGGACCTGCTCGCCAAGAGCGGCCTGAGACCGCCGAGGACCTGGGACGAGTTCACGGGCCAACTCGCCCGCCTCCGCTCGGACGGCCGCCTGCCCATCCAGTTCGGCAACCTCGACAAGTACCCGGCCATCCACACCTTCGGCGTCCTGCAGAGCCAGTCGGGCGCCGCCCCCGTGCGCGACCTGGTCTTCGGGCGCGCCGGCCGCTTCGACAACCGGCAGACCACAGAGGCGGCGGCCACCCTCGCCGACTGGCACCGGCGCGGCTACCTCCCCAAGGGCGCCAACGGCCTCGGCTACGACGACGCCGCCAAGAAGTTCGCCTCCGGCGACGGCGCGTACCTGATCACCGGCACCTGGCAACTCGCCGACCTCAAGAAGGCCATGGGCGACAACCTCGGCCTCATGCCGCCGCCCCCGGCCACCCCGGGCGGCCCACCACTGTCCACCGGCGGCCAGGGCCTGGCCTGGTCCATCACCTCGCGCAGCAAGCACCCCGAGGTCGCCGCCGCCTACCTGGACTTCCTCACCAGCGAACACGCCGCCGACGTGATGACCCGGCACGGCGTGCTGCCCGCCGTGCCGGGCGAGGCCGCAGCGCGGGTGCCGCGCACCAGCGTGGACGGGCAGATGCTGGACACCTGGCGCCGCCTGAACGAGGCGGACGGCCTGGTGCCCTACCTCGACTACGCCACACCCACCTTCTACGACACCCTCTCCGAGGGGCTCCAGGGCGTCATCGCCGGCGCCCAGTCACCCGAACGCTTCGCCGCCACCGCGCAGCGCGACTACGCCGCGTTCATGGCCGAACAACGCGAGGGCGACCGGGACGCCGCGGCCGGACCGGGCCCGCGGCGGGACGGCCGATGA
- a CDS encoding PfkB family carbohydrate kinase translates to MAAVREAGDPAYDVYLTGTVFLDIVFTGLDHAPVRGTESWARGMGQSPGGIANMATALARLGLRTTLAAAFGTDIYGDYCWDALADGEGVDLAASRRVPGWHSPVTVSMAYEGERTMVTHEHPAPAAADRPLPRSRACVAAFEPGRHEEWVRAAHARGSKVFADVGWDESGRWDPAALPDLPYCHAFLPNATEAQRYTRTDSPERAVRALADLVPIAVVTKGPGGAVAVDSLTGEYADVPALPVEALDPTGAGDVFVAGFMTGTLAGWPLADRLAFANLTAGLSVQHFGGSLSAPGWPEVAAWWAWASQPSAGPGALDAEAVRRYRFLDKLLPTGMRDWPRLRALPTIGFRGA, encoded by the coding sequence CTGGCGGCGGTGCGCGAGGCCGGTGACCCCGCCTACGACGTGTACCTGACCGGCACCGTCTTCCTGGACATCGTCTTCACCGGACTCGACCACGCCCCGGTGCGCGGCACCGAGTCGTGGGCGCGCGGCATGGGCCAGAGCCCCGGCGGCATCGCCAACATGGCCACCGCGCTCGCCCGGCTCGGCCTGCGCACCACGCTGGCCGCCGCCTTCGGCACCGACATCTACGGCGACTACTGCTGGGACGCCCTCGCCGACGGGGAGGGCGTGGACCTCGCCGCCTCGCGCCGGGTGCCCGGCTGGCATTCGCCGGTCACCGTCTCCATGGCGTACGAGGGTGAGCGCACCATGGTCACGCACGAGCACCCGGCGCCGGCCGCCGCCGACCGCCCGCTGCCGCGCTCGCGCGCCTGCGTCGCGGCCTTCGAACCCGGCCGCCACGAGGAGTGGGTGCGCGCGGCGCACGCCCGAGGCAGCAAGGTCTTCGCCGACGTCGGCTGGGACGAGAGCGGGCGCTGGGACCCAGCGGCCCTGCCCGACCTGCCCTACTGCCACGCCTTCCTGCCCAACGCGACCGAGGCCCAGCGCTACACCCGCACCGACAGCCCCGAGCGCGCCGTACGCGCCCTCGCGGACCTGGTGCCCATCGCGGTGGTCACCAAGGGCCCGGGCGGCGCGGTGGCCGTGGACTCGCTCACCGGCGAGTACGCGGACGTGCCCGCGCTCCCCGTGGAGGCGCTCGACCCGACGGGCGCGGGCGACGTGTTCGTCGCCGGCTTCATGACCGGCACCCTTGCCGGCTGGCCGCTCGCCGACCGGCTGGCCTTCGCCAACCTCACCGCCGGTCTGTCCGTCCAGCACTTCGGCGGCTCGCTCTCCGCCCCCGGCTGGCCGGAGGTCGCCGCCTGGTGGGCGTGGGCCAGCCAACCGTCCGCCGGCCCTGGCGCCCTGGACGCGGAGGCCGTGCGCCGCTACCGCTTCCTCGACAAGCTGCTCCCCACCGGCATGCGCGACTGGCCCCGGCTACGGGCCCTGCCCACCATCGGCTTCCGCGGCGCGTGA
- a CDS encoding 6-phospho-beta-glucosidase has protein sequence MRLTVLGGGGFRMPLVYRALMDDQGSAAGRCTEVTLYDTERRRLDAIGAVIAEQAAGRADVPAVRLTTDLDEALRGADFVFSAIRVGGLAGRARDERLPLAEGVLGQETVGAGGVLYGLRTLPVAVRIAERVAALAPDAWVINFTNPAGMVTEAMQRVLGDRVIGICDSPVGLCRRAARAVGVDPDRASYDYVGLNHLGWLRRITVEGRDVLPELLADEAALTSFEEGKLFGSDWLRTLGALPNEYLHYYYFNRESVAAIRDAPQTRGEFLRTQQAAFYEEAAARPDGALAAWERTRLEREETYLAEGREATGGWQRDACDLEGGGYDRVALALMRAIARDERTTLILNVRNRTAVPALDADAVVEVPCAVDANGAHPLAVGPVAPGQLGLMLTLKEVERAAIEAAASGSHQAALRAVALHPLVDSVNVARRVLQAAEAGA, from the coding sequence ATGAGGCTGACCGTGCTGGGTGGCGGCGGATTCCGGATGCCGCTGGTGTACCGGGCACTGATGGACGACCAGGGCTCCGCCGCCGGGCGCTGCACCGAGGTCACGCTGTACGACACCGAGCGGCGGCGCCTCGACGCGATCGGCGCGGTCATCGCCGAGCAGGCCGCGGGGCGCGCCGACGTCCCGGCCGTGCGCCTGACCACCGACCTGGACGAGGCGCTGCGCGGGGCCGACTTCGTCTTCTCCGCCATCCGCGTCGGCGGCCTCGCCGGCCGGGCCCGCGACGAGCGCCTGCCGCTGGCCGAGGGCGTGCTCGGGCAGGAGACGGTCGGCGCGGGCGGCGTGCTCTACGGGCTGCGCACGCTGCCGGTGGCGGTGCGGATCGCCGAGCGCGTCGCGGCGCTGGCGCCCGACGCCTGGGTCATCAACTTCACCAACCCGGCCGGCATGGTCACCGAGGCCATGCAGCGCGTCCTGGGCGACCGGGTGATCGGCATCTGCGACTCGCCGGTGGGCCTGTGCCGGCGCGCGGCGCGGGCCGTCGGCGTCGACCCGGACCGGGCCAGCTACGACTACGTCGGGCTCAACCACCTGGGCTGGCTGCGCCGGATCACCGTCGAAGGCCGGGACGTACTGCCCGAACTCCTCGCGGACGAGGCGGCGTTGACCTCCTTCGAGGAGGGCAAGCTCTTCGGCTCCGACTGGCTGCGCACGCTCGGCGCGCTGCCCAACGAGTACCTGCACTACTACTACTTCAACCGGGAGTCGGTCGCCGCCATCCGGGACGCGCCGCAGACCCGCGGCGAGTTCCTGCGCACCCAGCAGGCGGCGTTCTACGAGGAGGCCGCCGCCCGGCCCGACGGCGCGCTGGCGGCCTGGGAGCGCACCCGCCTGGAGCGCGAGGAGACGTACCTGGCCGAGGGCCGGGAGGCCACCGGCGGTTGGCAGCGCGACGCCTGCGACCTGGAGGGCGGCGGTTACGACCGGGTCGCCCTGGCCCTGATGCGCGCCATCGCGCGGGACGAGCGCACCACGCTCATCCTCAACGTGCGCAACCGCACGGCCGTCCCGGCCCTGGACGCGGACGCGGTCGTGGAGGTGCCCTGCGCCGTGGACGCCAACGGGGCTCACCCGCTGGCCGTCGGCCCGGTGGCCCCCGGCCAACTCGGCCTGATGCTCACCCTCAAGGAGGTGGAGCGGGCCGCCATCGAGGCGGCGGCGAGCGGCTCCCA